A part of candidate division WOR-3 bacterium genomic DNA contains:
- the hypA gene encoding hydrogenase maturation nickel metallochaperone HypA: MHEYNVTRALVELCHQEAQKHQLNQIKVIKIRIGKFTGFSPEAINFYFGYLKTGTRCENARLEFLETPIKIKCGSCDLEKEIEEPLFVCPECASPEIEVISGREFYVESIEGE, encoded by the coding sequence ATGCACGAATACAACGTAACCCGGGCGCTTGTTGAACTTTGCCATCAAGAAGCCCAGAAGCACCAGCTAAACCAGATTAAGGTGATAAAAATTAGAATAGGGAAGTTCACCGGTTTTTCACCGGAGGCGATAAATTTTTATTTTGGTTATCTCAAAACAGGCACCCGTTGTGAAAATGCAAGACTGGAATTTCTTGAGACCCCGATAAAAATAAAATGCGGGTCCTGTGATTTGGAAAAAGAGATTGAAGAACCTCTTTTTGTCTGTCCAGAGTGTGCCAGCCCGGAGATCGAAGTCATTTCGGGTCGGGAATTTTATGTGGAATCAATCGAAGGCGAATGA
- the hypB gene encoding hydrogenase nickel incorporation protein HypB: MKFEVLKPVLVSNQERAKENRKFFDQAHSLVLNIIGSPGSGKTSVIENIVKRLKTQWRILVIEGDIKGSLDSERLSKLGIDTIQINTLTECHLDAFMIAQALPKIKRPYDLILVENVGNLVCPAEFEIGEDYKIAILSTPEGDDKPIKYPLLFHLAKVVIINKVDLLPYLDFKLKKARAHIREKNPKAVIFEVSARTGKGFDRIVNFLKKELAKKR; this comes from the coding sequence ATGAAATTTGAAGTTTTAAAGCCCGTTCTGGTATCAAATCAGGAAAGGGCTAAGGAGAATAGAAAATTTTTTGACCAAGCACATAGTCTGGTTTTGAATATCATTGGTTCACCGGGTTCGGGTAAAACCTCGGTCATTGAGAATATCGTTAAAAGATTAAAAACCCAATGGCGGATTCTGGTGATTGAAGGGGACATAAAAGGTTCCCTTGATAGTGAAAGGCTGAGTAAACTGGGGATTGATACTATTCAAATCAATACACTCACCGAGTGTCACTTAGATGCATTCATGATTGCTCAGGCACTCCCCAAAATCAAAAGACCTTATGACTTGATTTTGGTGGAAAATGTAGGAAATTTAGTCTGCCCGGCGGAATTTGAGATTGGTGAGGATTATAAGATTGCCATTCTTTCCACCCCTGAAGGCGATGATAAACCAATCAAGTATCCATTGTTATTTCATCTGGCAAAAGTCGTAATCATCAATAAGGTGGACCTATTGCCCTATCTGGATTTTAAACTTAAAAAGGCTCGTGCGCATATCCGGGAGAAGAATCCTAAGGCGGTAATCTTTGAGGTATCAGCCCGCACCGGCAAAGGATTCGACCGGATAGTCAACTTTCTTAAAAAAGAACTGGCGAAGAAAAGATAG